In a single window of the Deltaproteobacteria bacterium genome:
- the frr gene encoding ribosome recycling factor, producing the protein MVDDVLGELKGKIDNTLDHLRKELAKLRTGRASTAILENVRVEYYGTPTPLNGVASVSVPEARLIVIKPWDKSVLSAIEKSIFDANLGVTPMNDGEIIRLAFPALTEERRKEIVKQVKAKAEEFRIAIRGERRDANENLKMLADEKEITEDEHRHAQELVQKQTDAGIAKVDEIQAAKEKDVMTV; encoded by the coding sequence ATGGTCGACGATGTGCTGGGCGAGCTGAAGGGCAAGATCGACAACACCCTCGATCACCTGCGCAAGGAGCTGGCCAAGCTCCGCACCGGCCGCGCGAGCACCGCCATCCTCGAGAACGTGCGCGTGGAGTACTACGGCACGCCCACCCCGCTGAACGGCGTGGCCTCGGTGAGCGTCCCCGAGGCGCGGCTCATCGTCATCAAGCCGTGGGACAAGAGCGTGCTCTCCGCCATCGAGAAGTCCATCTTCGACGCCAACCTCGGCGTGACGCCCATGAACGACGGCGAGATCATCCGCCTCGCGTTCCCTGCGCTCACCGAGGAGCGCCGCAAGGAGATCGTGAAGCAGGTGAAGGCCAAGGCCGAGGAGTTCCGCATCGCCATTCGCGGTGAGCGCCGCGACGCGAACGAGAACTTGAAGATGCTCGCCGACGAGAAAGAGATCACCGAGGACGAGCACCGCCACGCGCAGGAGCTCGTCCAGAAGCAGACCGACGCGGGCATCGCCAAGGTCGACGAGATCCAGGCCGCGAAGGAGAAGGACGTGATGACGGTCTGA
- a CDS encoding UMP kinase has product MATPRFKRILLKLSGEALMGDGKYGIAPQVLTDIAAEIHDVRKLGVEIALVIGGGNIFRGVSGATQGMDRASADYMGMLATVINALAMQDALEHLEVHTRVLSAIEMQQVAEPYIRRRAVRHLEKGRVVIFAAGTGNPYFTTDTAASLRAMEINAEVILKATKVDGVYTADPKKDPNARRYKRLSYIDVLKDSLKVMDATAISLCMDNKLPLVVFDLTHKGNITKAVLGEDIGTLVGEGPTERA; this is encoded by the coding sequence ATGGCGACCCCCCGGTTCAAGCGGATTCTCTTGAAGCTCTCGGGCGAGGCGCTGATGGGCGATGGGAAGTACGGCATCGCCCCCCAGGTGCTCACCGACATCGCCGCCGAGATCCACGACGTCCGCAAGCTCGGCGTGGAGATCGCCCTCGTCATCGGCGGCGGCAACATCTTCCGCGGCGTCTCCGGCGCCACCCAGGGCATGGACCGCGCCAGCGCCGACTACATGGGCATGCTGGCCACCGTCATCAACGCCCTGGCCATGCAGGACGCCCTCGAGCACCTCGAGGTTCACACGCGCGTGCTCAGCGCCATCGAGATGCAGCAGGTGGCCGAGCCATACATCCGCCGCCGCGCCGTGCGCCACCTCGAGAAGGGCCGCGTGGTCATCTTCGCCGCGGGCACCGGCAACCCGTACTTCACCACCGACACCGCCGCGTCGCTCCGCGCCATGGAGATCAACGCCGAGGTCATCCTCAAGGCCACCAAGGTTGACGGCGTGTACACCGCGGACCCCAAGAAGGACCCGAACGCGCGCCGCTACAAGAGGCTCTCGTACATCGACGTGCTCAAGGACAGCCTCAAGGTGATGGACGCCACCGCCATCAGCCTGTGCATGGATAACAAGCTGCCGCTGGTGGTCTTCGACCTCACGCACAAGGGCAACATCACCAAGGCCGTGCTCGGCGAGGACATCGGCACGCTGGTGGGCGAGGGCCCCACCGAGCGCGCTTAA
- a CDS encoding cellulase family glycosylhydrolase has translation MHLPWIRALSTLAALGAVPMSCGPTHSRSSTSGGGLITGSSSGSTGAHVDSSSSTGTIGTTGHITTATSTTTGSSTTAGATTGEGASTTTTSGGTTAAASTGSAGSGSSTGWSGGSSGSTGHHHGSSSSSSTTTGTSTSTTTASSTTASSTTASSTTTGGSTASSTGSTSSTTASSTTASSTTTGGGTTSTTASSTTTGTTASSTTTGGTTTGSTGTASSGWLHTAGNHIYNDDGTIWHARGANIADTRGCNACAYNSPDVNEVIRRIDELTDVWHANFMRLDMESYASAGGRVTWADVLQDPSYLNDIQTIVAHVESKQNVYIMLSLWVDPTFTTSGWPTTATGSEWTLLAQTFKDDPHVLYGLVNEPQNNYDGSQDAQVWTAMNNTVANIRAAEDAAGTPHHIVAAQGTGGWSRRLGYYVTHPITAGNNGDNIAYEVHVYDPQANFQSEWVTPAATIPVIIGEFGPASGYMTMSDCSALMTQAEQLEVPYLAWTFHMRCDPNLLVDNSGGGCGVGMTLTPTSWGTLLKNQLANPY, from the coding sequence GTGCATCTCCCCTGGATTCGTGCGCTCAGCACGCTCGCCGCGCTCGGCGCCGTGCCCATGAGCTGTGGCCCCACCCACTCGCGCTCGTCGACCTCCGGCGGCGGGCTCATCACCGGCTCCTCCTCGGGCAGCACCGGCGCGCACGTCGACAGCTCCAGCTCGACGGGCACGATCGGCACCACAGGCCACATCACCACCGCGACCAGTACCACCACCGGCAGCAGCACCACCGCGGGCGCGACGACGGGGGAGGGCGCGTCGACCACCACCACCTCGGGCGGCACGACGGCAGCGGCGTCGACGGGCTCTGCGGGCTCCGGCAGCTCCACCGGCTGGAGCGGCGGCTCGAGCGGCTCGACCGGCCACCACCACGGCAGCAGCTCGAGCTCCAGCACCACCACCGGGACGAGCACGTCGACCACGACCGCGAGCTCGACCACCGCGTCGTCGACCACGGCGTCGTCGACCACCACGGGCGGGAGCACGGCGTCGTCCACGGGCAGCACCAGCTCGACGACCGCGAGCTCGACCACCGCGTCGTCGACGACCACGGGCGGAGGCACGACCTCGACGACTGCGAGTTCCACGACCACCGGCACCACCGCGTCGTCGACGACGACCGGCGGCACGACGACGGGCAGCACCGGCACCGCGAGCTCGGGCTGGCTGCACACGGCGGGCAACCACATCTACAACGACGACGGCACCATCTGGCACGCGCGCGGCGCCAACATCGCCGACACCCGCGGCTGCAACGCGTGCGCGTACAACTCGCCCGACGTGAACGAGGTCATCCGCCGCATCGACGAGCTCACCGACGTCTGGCACGCCAACTTCATGCGCCTGGACATGGAGAGCTATGCCAGCGCCGGCGGCCGCGTCACCTGGGCGGATGTGCTCCAGGATCCCTCGTACCTGAACGACATCCAGACCATCGTCGCGCACGTGGAGAGCAAGCAGAACGTCTACATCATGCTCTCGCTCTGGGTGGATCCCACGTTCACGACGTCGGGCTGGCCCACCACGGCCACGGGCTCGGAGTGGACGCTGCTCGCCCAGACCTTCAAGGACGACCCGCACGTTCTTTACGGTTTGGTTAACGAACCGCAGAACAACTACGACGGCTCGCAGGACGCGCAGGTCTGGACGGCGATGAACAACACCGTGGCCAACATCCGCGCGGCCGAGGACGCCGCGGGCACACCGCACCACATCGTGGCGGCGCAGGGCACGGGCGGCTGGTCGCGTCGGCTGGGCTACTACGTCACGCACCCCATCACCGCGGGCAACAACGGCGACAACATCGCGTACGAGGTGCACGTCTACGATCCGCAGGCGAACTTCCAATCCGAGTGGGTCACGCCCGCGGCGACGATCCCGGTGATCATCGGCGAGTTCGGTCCGGCGAGCGGCTACATGACCATGTCGGATTGCTCGGCGCTCATGACCCAGGCCGAGCAGCTCGAGGTGCCGTACCTCGCGTGGACCTTCCACATGCGTTGCGATCCCAACCTGCTCGTGGACAACTCGGGCGGCGGCTGCGGCGTGGGGATGACGTTGACGCCGACGAGCTGGGGGACGTTGCTCAAGAATCAGTTGGCGAATCCGTACTAG